A section of the Candidatus Babeliales bacterium genome encodes:
- the ftsZ gene encoding cell division protein FtsZ, translated as MIDLVIEEHETQAARIKVIGIGGAGSNTVNSIIDSGSKGIDFIVANTDAQALENSKAVHKIQIGLKSTKGLGAGANPELGQRAAEEDIDKLMELLGDADIVFLAAGMGGGTGSGGISVVARALKEHGILSIAVVTKPFSFEGKRRARVANEAIEKLRKEVDTLIVMPNQKLIDIVDKKVSMIDAFSMINDVLSQSVTGISDIITKPGHINVDFADVRVIMKDMGLAVLGTGRARGENRAREAALQAISSPLLENMSIDGARGVLLNITGGVNLGLHEISDAASIIYERADEDATIILGSVIDPTMTDEVSVTVIATGFQEKVQMEMVGAQSTGASHVAPAAVQNTVQPQVNQKQVVLPQQVVQDPVAMEHDAAPVFGSSGIDVDEVHVQKEMSVYTEAQPAKQMAAELHQFVDSNDLDIPAFLRKKSQDRAQQ; from the coding sequence ATGATAGATTTAGTAATAGAAGAACATGAAACGCAAGCGGCACGGATTAAAGTTATTGGTATTGGTGGTGCGGGTAGCAACACAGTAAATAGTATTATTGATTCAGGCAGCAAGGGAATCGATTTTATTGTTGCAAATACGGACGCGCAAGCATTAGAAAATTCAAAAGCAGTACACAAAATACAGATTGGTCTTAAATCAACCAAGGGGCTCGGAGCAGGAGCGAATCCTGAACTTGGCCAACGTGCAGCAGAAGAAGATATTGATAAGTTGATGGAGTTATTAGGCGATGCAGACATCGTATTTTTAGCAGCAGGTATGGGTGGTGGAACAGGATCGGGTGGTATTTCTGTTGTGGCACGTGCGCTCAAAGAACACGGTATTTTATCAATAGCAGTAGTAACAAAGCCGTTTTCATTTGAAGGTAAGCGGCGCGCTCGTGTGGCAAACGAAGCAATAGAAAAATTACGCAAAGAGGTTGATACGCTTATTGTAATGCCGAATCAAAAACTGATTGATATTGTTGATAAAAAAGTTTCTATGATTGATGCTTTTTCGATGATTAATGATGTGCTCAGCCAATCAGTCACCGGTATTTCAGATATTATTACTAAACCGGGACATATCAATGTTGATTTTGCTGATGTGCGAGTGATTATGAAAGATATGGGCCTTGCGGTATTGGGTACGGGCAGAGCGCGTGGAGAAAATAGAGCACGTGAAGCAGCGTTGCAAGCCATCTCTTCTCCGCTCCTTGAAAATATGAGTATTGATGGAGCGCGCGGAGTGTTGCTTAACATTACCGGCGGCGTGAATTTGGGACTTCATGAAATCAGTGATGCTGCTTCAATTATTTATGAACGAGCAGATGAAGATGCTACCATTATTTTAGGCTCAGTGATAGATCCAACGATGACTGATGAAGTTTCAGTAACGGTGATAGCAACAGGATTTCAGGAAAAGGTGCAGATGGAGATGGTTGGTGCGCAGTCTACCGGAGCATCGCATGTTGCACCAGCGGCGGTTCAGAATACAGTGCAGCCACAAGTAAATCAAAAACAGGTTGTGTTGCCTCAGCAGGTGGTGCAAGACCCAGTGGCCATGGAGCATGATGCTGCACCAGTATTTGGTTCAAGTGGGATAGATGTTGATGAAGTGCACGTACAAAAAGAAATGTCGGTGTATACTGAAGCGCAACCGGCAAAACAAATGGCAGCAGAGTTGCACCAGTTTGTAGATAGCAATGATTTAGATATTCCAGCATTTTTACGAAAAAAATCACAAGATAGAGCACAGCAGTAA